The DNA region CCATCACGAAATGGGTCCAGTCGTCGATGAACGTCACAAAATATTTCATCCCGTCGAGTCCCTCCGGCGATACAGGACCACACACGTCGGTGTGTACCAATTCGAGCACTCGCGACGATCGACGACCTTCACGCGGTGGGTGAGGCTTCCGCGTTTGCTTGCCGACAACGCACGATTCACACACGACGGTATCGTCAGTCCCGGCGGTACTGAGGTCGAGTCCGGATACCATTTCCTTCTGCACCAGACACTTGAGGCTTTGCTCGTTCAAATGTCCAAAACGACGGTGCCAGAGCACGAACCCCTTCCGCACGCGACCGCACGTCAACAGCGAAGAATCGTCCGTACCGTGCCGAGCCAGAAAGTTCATTTCGTACAGCTTGTTCTGCACAGTAGCACACGCGACGATTTCGGAACCACTGTACACTGTCGCTTTCCGTCTTCGAACACGACGCGCATCCCGGCTTGTTCAACGCGCAGCACCGAAAACAAATTGCAGCGCAACTTCGGCACGTACAACGCGTCTTTGATCGTACAGTTCACTCTCTTACCGTCCACGACCGCAACCACCTTCACCGTGCCGGAGTGCTCCGCCTGGATCGTTTCACCGTCCTTGGCCACCGCGATCTCGATGGGCTTCTTCAGACGATGCAGCTCACAGAACAGCTCCTTGTCCCGCACTAGATGGTCCGTCGCACCGGAATCGATGAACCAGCGCGTCCGCGCCTGCTGGGGGTTCGCCTCGCTCACGAAGCAAACTTCCTTCCGGTTGCTACCGGAATCCGCCACGTTCGCCTTCGACTTCTGCTTCCTCTTGCTCTGCTGCGGCTTCTTCTTCTCGGGACAGTCGGCCACCCGGTGGCCCTCCTTGTTGCAGCCGAAACACTTTTGCTTCTTCTGCGGCTTCGCCCCGTGAAACGCAGCATCGCTCTGGGACGGGGTGGGCGATTCGATGCCCTTCTTCGTCTCTTCGTCCAAGAGCCGGTTCTTGACGAAATCGAGCTTGAGGTCCTCCTGCGACATGGTTTCCAGTGCCGTCACAGCACCGGAGAACGCCGATCCCAACGAGATGAACAGGTGGCAAATCACGTCGATCTCCTCCAGCTTCGCGCCGGCGGACCGATACTCCCGGATCAACTTCTCAAACTGCAAGAAGTGCTGCTGTAGCTTTCCTCCATCGTAGCGCATCGTCACGATCTGCCGTTGGATCCGCATCCGGCTCGCGACGCTCTTCCGCGCGTGGATGTTGTGCAGCTTGTCCCAGATGTCCTTCGGGGACATGTCCTCCTCCAGGTGGTCCATTTGCGCATCGCTGATCCGCGCCATCAACTGCGAACGGCAGTGACGGTCCTTCCTGATGCGCTTGTCCAGCAGCTTCATCCGGGCCGTCTTTTCCTCCGGCTTTTCTCCCTCTTTCTCCTTCAGTTCCGCCACGTCACCCACGTACGACCGCACACATTCCAAGAGCTCGTGCTCCTCCAGGAACGATAACATGCGGAGACGCCACGGGTTGAAGTTGGACTCGTCCAACATCGGCACCTGCACCGGAGCGGGTTTTGCGTCCGTCATGACGCCCGACGATTCCGCGCACTTTTTCCGTTTGACCGAAACGCGACTTGGGCCCACAACCTAAAGAGGTTTCGGGGAGGCCGGAATAATAAAACACGCGGTTTAACTTAGCGAATAGAAAAATAGCGTGTATTCTCGTTTGGTTTTGTCACAGACTGGTAGCGGAAGTGCAGCTGTCAAACAGCAGCAGCCCGCGTGTGCCCAGTGGGCTTGAGCGTCGTAGGGGCAAACAAAGTGCGGTGGTTGCCAACTTATCACTTTTAACCATTTTTGTGAATGATTTTGCTTGATTTTAGCTTAAGACGGCTTGAAGTGTTTATAGTTTCGGTAATTGTTTCATTAGACAGCAATTCCACGTTAAACCAGCAggatgaaaatcaaaaaagctccgatttggctcagaTTTCACATGGAAGCTCCTTGGGCTTCcccggggctaccccctgaaaacTAAGATTGGcctatcactaggctaaattccaaatttgagctcattctgaccacgggaacccctacttttaatcgcttgaagtttgtatgtttGAGTTTCTTACCTGTGGTAGTTATCCgatttttaccatttctcaaatgtagaatcTTCAATGCATATATAATAATTTTCCTCAAGAcatcatatttttaggatttttttcccgcgaagttattagagCCCATAACTGAACATGGTGGTTCCATATCAAAAACAGAGTTTTCTGCGCGCTTGGTAGTTtaagtgtaaaaaaaaacttttttataagaaaaactGAAATCATTTGATACAGATGGCATTTCAAGAAAAgcatttctataaaaaaaaatgataaaaaaattgcataaatgcATTTCTCAACTTCCGACAAAGAAAAAACCCTAGTTCGCTCATAATGAGTGCATTCAGAAAGCAATTACCACAATTAGCAAGTTTCAATTTAATCCAGTCACCGACCGGGCCCAATCCCCGCAAAGGAAAAAAATCCCCACAACGAATCAAAATCCAATTTCGGCGACAGTTGCCGAAACCGCCATCTGGGGTTCCCGCGCCACTTTTTGGCCCTCACTCGGGTCCACGTATCATCATCGCACAGGAGAGCACTTAATCATATATCTCGCACATCACTTTAGTCCCTCATCTGCATCGCCACGTGCAATTTGCAACGTGCCAAAAAAAGCTCTGCACTCGATAATCGGCTTTCCGTGGCTCGGCCTGTtgccaaaattttatttgattttttttcttcgtcgGTTTCACTCGATTTTCGCACCCCTAAATTTCACAAGCCGATTATACCGGAAGCAGCTTCCTGGAAATTCCGTCCACGTTCACcagcacgcacgcacgcacgccGTGGCCGATCATTGCAAATTAGAGtccaaatcaattttgaatccGCTCTGGAATGTGTTTTTCGGGATGCAGAATAATAGACTGAGGCCGGCCACGATCGGCATCTGTGACAGCTTTCTGTAGGTGGGTGGAGGGGAAAGTGGGAGTTGGTCATCCGCGAATTTCCGCGAACAAAAGTGCCGTTCCAATCGGCGGAAAATTCATTTCGAATTTCACACCCCAGCCACAAATGCGATTGAGTGCGCGGGAAAACCGAGAAAGAATTCAATTAGCATTCGATCAGATTATTTAGGCACTGGAAAAGTTCAATCAAAAGCGGCCTCCCACTGACGGGAGGTCGGTTTTGGTTGTTGGCATGGGGTAGGGTGTCCAAATTCATCAATTGAAGAATTCTactgcaaattttcagcaaggTCGAGGTCGAGGACAACAAAACATTTACTCAACACTTTTGACTTTATAGTTAAAATGTCAAGTTTTGAACACCCCATCAGccaacatccgccaacactcACTTACCTTTGATACGTAAACCCGATGGACCAGTCCGAGTCGAACAGGCCCCGCACGGTACAGTCCGGGTGCTCCAGCCGGTAGTATATGGTGCCGATGGCTTTGCCCTCGCGGTAGCTGCACGCCAGCGAAGATCCAATCTGCAGCCGACCGTTGACCCGCCGCCAGTAGCTCAGGTCAAAGGCTTCGCGCGAACCGGTGGCCGCAAACGAGTGCCGCTCGTGATTGTACCTGAAATAATGTTATTTAACTTAAGtagtttatgttaaaaaaaaatactggatccAATCATTTATGACATAAAAATTAACTcagcacattttaaaaaaaataaacaaaatcgtTGGAAAATGTTAGTTGTTTTGGAGCAGCAAAACAtgagttttgttaaatttgcaatctaagttcaaattagattagattttttttataagatattaaagtgtaacaaaaatgactttttggtgggTAGGGGCttgttctataaaaaaaattaattaattgtatcgttataaattttaagttaatttaaaaataaataacgcCGTCATTTAAGACTAATGAATGGGAAAACATTGAAAGTTGAGACACTGAAgaatacccaagtaaccacaagcactaaattgaagtattaattcagtactaaatcagcactcgaatattttgaagtagtaaataagctttgcgaatgcctcaaagtaccaaaactttgcagcattacaatcaattgataaacatcaaatgctttgaagcacattttcaatgtcgtaaatggtgatttaatgccagttgtaatgctgcatacttttggtactttgaggcattctcaaagcttatttactacttcaaaacattcgagtgctgatttagtactgaattaatacttcaatttagtgcttgtggttacttgggaacaaagtaacccatcgatacgggaaacatttcagccaGGCACGCTCTTATTGACTTTAATCTTTCCCGTCATACCGTTCTAATAAGCGTGCGGGCTAAGTCGCAGTTCCCCCAGTGTGcataagtttttattttgcgtgaactgggttcCATTCCCGCcgattgaagtgttttttttttgttttttaaaaaataggaaaactgcagcctgtaattaagtcatttttttcaaaacatatgtcCAAAGacaaaggacattatcaaaagtccctggtaaattgaatgacttttctcACAAGCAAtaagctgctttccggaagtctgatacactttgtgaaattttgccaaccgtggaccaagcacTCCTCGGAAAAGCAGTTCCCGTTAGCCGTTGGCCAGTGCTTGTCCCTATTAACCCCAAGccttccgtaattgattgtactgtacttgactggatggccgcaatttgctgagtgactCGTCAATAATTTTCGTTCAACGAAATGACAACCGGTTTTCTGATGAACCAGAAACTCGATACAGCAGAATGAAAGTCTTCcttaatgttcgatgcatcaaccacatcgattaaaactttcaaaacaaacactcatttcAGAATAAATCAGTTGGCTGGCAcgcatcctggagatcgacgagaaaaatgcaagaataacatcaaagtgtcacactcacacatgaatcgcaacaggagaaaaaaaacaaaggaggcccacACCAAGTTTGTGGAGCAgcttgacgtcgataaagcagttttttttttttgttcgagctttcggtgaggcattaaatcggcatcactgtgcgccacttcaaatatttctcaagggaaaagtgcttatttaatgttttgaagcattatttgctggtattaaatgccaatataatgctgatttaatgccgctatttagtgcctcgcggttacttgggtaggACAGGCATCGATCCTTAAGACATGTTAGAGATAGACATCATCCTCCCAGATGTATCACAATCTCAAGATAAAAAGCCAGCAATTCCCACAAAAATAGCTcgattaaaaaaacacatttttcagaaAGAAATATTATCATAAttccatttcaaccaattttaaatCCCTTTTTGACCTCGGGACCTAAGAGCAtatctagagattttttttaaaaggtcttataagctattgtgtttcatattctTATATTATAAGATAATAATAGgacccattaaaaaaaactctagaaatattctaaaatatgtttatcgaatttcttgaaacattttaaataacataccaaaaaattGTAGGCATTTATAACCAGGATTCtgagatatatatttttaaaattaaaatctgaGTTTTTACAAGCTTGGCGCAGAAACTGGTAttataaaaaaagttgtaattctaccattttaaatattgcgcattttgcactttactagagtcttgcgcaattattttcatcacagtattttttcatcacagtgcCTTTTCATCACAGTGATGACGAAAATATCCGTTGCCATGGCAGGGTGTTAatgtttatttactttttaaaagtttagaaACCAATGAAGTGTCCAGTGCAGAGAAAGTGACTTCGATCGGGTAGTCCTAGAACCGGTGATTCAAGGGAGACCGTTACAACAGCATGTTCCGACTAGAAAAATATGGTCTTCGGTGCCGGTATGGCGGTACTTGGTCTTCTTGCCGGTTGGCTCATGGACAACCAGAGGGCGTTGCTGTCTGCATTGGGGACAGACGTCTTCACTTCTTGTTGAATCGTCTTCCCCAACATCTACTGATCCGGTGCTGTCGAGAGGGGAACCTTCATTACGATGAGGGCTAGTAGCCTGATGAGGCAACAGACGGCGGTTCTATTGGCCTAGCCGTGAACTAATAAATTCTTCCTAAACATGTGTATTTTATCTTGATTTTAGTACCAACAGGATACAAATGAGATGCTTAGAGTTTGACTGATTATACTGAAAATATACCGATTTCTTTCTTCCacaatgtattgttttttattCAGCATATTATTGAATGtacagtagcgtggttcacgtttctatgaaaaagacaaaagttgttattttgtcttgcatcaaccggaatttcgttcttttatgtccccagaagcactcctgaaaatttgagcccatttggtaaggtctaggagctccagttttaatttgaaatttatatgggattttgatttattttccatgggaaactatctttttttacattgtattaggattttttttttataaatcgatgaaatgacttgattcttatagtaggagataggttttgaactggggaacaactttgtagaacataccaacatgctaggaagtgaccctttaaagatacagatacttttagatggtggctggccccttcaaaagtcaccatctaaaagtatctgtatctttaaagggtcacttcctagcatgttggtatgttcttcaaagttgttccccagttcaaaacctatctcctactataagaatcaagtcatttcatcgatttataaaaaaaaatcctaatacaatgtaaaaaaagatagtttcccatggaaaataaatcaaaatcccatataaatttcaaattaaaactggagctcctagaccttaccaaatgggctcaaattttcaggagtgcttctggggacataaaagaacgaaattccggttgatgcaagacaaaataacaacttttgtctttttcatagaaacgtgaaccacgctaatgtaCAGCCAATTCCCCATAATTTTAATTGACCTGCACCAAAAATTGACCAGAAATCGTCCGACAAAATCATGGCTTCGAACCGTTAGAATAAGAGAAATTAGCCAAGAGAATTATGCCTTCTAGCTCATTAAAAAAGAACCCGTTAAAAAACTCAAAGTTCCAACTACGAGAATCGAGCCAGgaacctttaacagaccatttcaatgacttaactgcctcgactaccacagcttggtgactagaTTGTTGTCAGAAGTCTATGCAttacatttgttttgttttgatggtgtgatgaaaaatcagtttgccaactgtgatgaaaattattccgcagcactctactgaggtgcaaagtgcgcaaagttgacagttctcagtcctgcaaagcagtgtgatgaaaaaatctaggcctagcacgattgaTACAAAAGTCTagaaattgctgcaaggcgcaatatAAGGCTGATTTTTTGTAGCTCTGATgtatttttctctaaaagtccaatttatcacctttcatttgcgtccaagagaACTAAAATCGCTTGAAATTGCGTGGAGTCatgagtcaaaaaaaaaatacgggtctaactaTTTCGGTCAAGAAACCCCTAATCCAATTCTGGGTCCGAtaggacaacttttttttcgaatcgtgCTTTTTTGTGGGTAATTTGGATCCTAAAATAAggcttaaatttttgatattattgaTCACAACTGTTTAAACGGACGCGTCCCATGTACGATACGGCGCCAATACTAGCCCCCTGTTCAACGTCATTCGTCTTTGTTTGTGTTGATTTGTCAGGTGCCCGTGCTGTCGCTTGGCAAGAATCAGAAGTTGATAACAAACTGAAGCAAGCGGGAGCACGGGCGCAGCTGGGAACGAGAATCCGTGCTAGCTATGAAAAGACACCGAAGTTGTGAGTAAATTGTATCTTGTGAAATTTATTTGTTATTAATTAAGAAAATATAGCTTTTTTTCATTTCGTTGAGCTCAGAAAACTGGTGCCCGTCACTCTTCAGCCGCTCGTTTCAACAACAAccataaagcatttttttatcagCACAATGGCACTTTGTTAAATCACAAACCCCTTTAATAATGTTTTAAtcactttgaaaaattatcctcacGTTAAATCTTGACAGTTAGCAACTTGCTTGACAGTTTGTTCCAAGAAGCCCATAGTCAGGCCtgcaaaaagtttccaacccagcgtacacatgaagcaaaccaaaatgtctgttcactgctagcatgtgactgcaagcctactgtgtctattcaaccactgccgcctgacttgtgccggtcggctgctggagaatgagagacgtgaaaaaatgagctacactcactcaattcgtgtcatatgactgactcgtaaaatcctcttgaCCATTTTCAAACAGTTGAATGGttgtagactgtgcaaaacactgaaaacaaccataacttatattcaaaattacatttccacgcataaatacgaactttttgtgtaaaaacttgtttctttatgtgtgtgcgtgcaacgtcgaatgagcgttggtcgactactgtcTCTAAAGTGCCTAATAGAAAGTGGGGACACGAGTAACTGAGAACCCAGcgattttctgtcaaaaaattgAGCACCTCCAAGATCTTACACATAAGGTGCTTACAATCTTTACTTCGTCCATAGGATTTGTCAAAATATGAACACCTTCCATTTAAACGCTTGGTAAAATTTGAGTGACCAGCTGTGAGTGGCATTGCATTTTGAGTGCCTTGTCCCCACTTTCTATTAGGCACTTTAACTgtctcgcattgcagctgctcaatgagctagggcactcacgactgcgccgggtttgtttatgtcacggttttacggttcagtgaatggatctcaaaaaatcgtgtaagcgtcgccgattttcgagTCAGGACTAAAGTGCCTAATAGAAAGTGGGGACAAGGCACTCAAAATGCAATGCCACTCACAGCTGGTCACTCAAATTTTACCAAGCGTTTAAATGGAAGGTGTTCATATTTTGACAAATCCTATGGACGAAGTAAAGATTGTAAGCACCTTATGTGTAAGATCTTGGAGGTGCTcaattttttgacagaaaatcgCTGGGTTCTCAGTTACTCGTGTCCCCACTTTCTATTAGGCACTTtagtcaggacccctgacattttcagctctgcccATAGTAGATcaatcgaaaaatgttgtcttgtcaatttattatttttgtgatCATAAATGGttttcaaacgtttttttttaccgttgtacatagaAACTGACTTATACAGAAAAaagtcaattctcgaaatctTGAATTATATCaaacaatacttacaactttgccaaagacattgattagaaaattcattcaaaagtaacAGATTTTCGAACAGACATTTGACagatgccaaaattgtatggagacttttacgggtgaaccaatgacaccaaatagcttatttggtcatagggaaggccccgacaaaatttgagtcaaataaaaaaatacaaaaaatataaatggtcGTAATCGGCCCAAGGTCCATAAAAAAGAAGGGTTTGAAAGAAATGCTGCATTTTGCTTCCTATTGACAAATAGGAAAGTGTTACCAATTTGCGGGTGCACGATAATTTAAATTAGGTTGTTTTTCGGCTCAGCAGTCAGAgacaaattcaaaaacttgtagttttttctTTATTCTGACGTTTCGACGCGATATGCGGTCTTCTTCAGGGGATTAGAAAATACAGTTTTCATGTCCGGGGGCTTTTCAGCTAAAGCTGCATTTGTCAGGGAAGGTAGCATCAAAAGGTGTGTTCTGGAGCGCCAAAACAGCTAGATCTTCGATCAACAACGAACACGGAGCAATATCACCTCAAGACTAAGTCAAGACTAAGTCTTGAGGTGACTGACTGCTGAGCCGAAAAACAACCTAATTGTGTAATACAGTCGAGAACAACGCTTCGATAATTTAAATtggacaaatatgttttgtttgtttagcGTCATtcgagatatttttttcaaactcaaTCTAATTTTCGAAGGCTATTTGAAGAATGGAAAGtggtttataatttaattttctgcaatttttaATGATGATTCCGTCTACTGGCGGATTTTGGTCATATAAGTCAGAAGCCAAACAAATGTTGTAGTTATTGCTACTCTTGTGAGAAATGCAATACAATCTCATCGAGAGCAAACTAATTAATTTACCGTTTACCAAACACCGTGCGAAGAACACGACAAACCAATGTCCAACTTACCTCGCTGCAAGTGCAATCTGAGCATTGCTGGTATTCCGGTACCACTCGTACAGCAACTCACCCCCGATGGCCAGCCGATCGTTGTAGCTCATTAAGTGGTCCAGCGTCAACCGACACGAGTCCCGACCTGGCCGGTAGCACCGAAGCGTGGTCGTGGTGCTAGACCCGGTGTGCTGCAACGATGCCTTATCAATCACCGGTCCTTGGTCTTCGGTACCAGAACCACCTCGAGGAGGCACTTGGACATTTATCTCACAACAGACGGATGCGACCGGCCGATATAGCAGGGACACGTTCGAGGACAACGTTCCGGGATTGACGTCGAACGCCACGAGTGGGGTTTTCTGCGAAATTAAACCGTCATCAAGGGCCTTCACTTGGACATGCTTGATTAGAACTGACAACTCACCAGAACACTGTCGCTGCACCGTCGCTGCAGTTGAGCGCCAACGCGGAAGCCCGTCGGCGTGACGTGGCTCAAATTCCAGCTGGCACGGACGATCCGGTGTACGGCCAACGTCTTGGACGCGTTCAGCTGGAAACCCTCGAACCATTCCGGCCGCAGCTCGTACGTTCGCTGATGTAGGCTGGCAAAATCGCCCGGATTCAGCGGAGCCCGAGCGATTCCTTCGACCGTAATGAGGGGCTTGGGGAAAATGAGCCGCTCGGTGCGGTGCTGGCTCGGAAGGCACGGTTCGTCCACGGGAGGAGAGTCCTCCCGGCAAGACGATGACGGCTTCTTGGGCATTTTGCTGACGGATGCCCTCGGGCGATGATTACTTGGATGGTGTGGTGCGACCATAGGTTGTGTGACATGCAATATTTTAATCATAAATATAatgattccacgtcaaaccatcAGGATCCTGATCAAAAGTTTTCCaatattggtcaaatttgaaaaggAACTTTCATGCCAAACTAGAGTCAAATTGGAGCAATTTTAATCTATCACAGCCATAAACAAAAGTTTATGtgtgtattttttcataatgaaaactacaaaattgttatggaaaaatTAGAGCTGTGGAATCAGAGTCGAAATCAATGGAATCtggtagggggagagggggtaatatgcacccccggggcaaaatgcaccccctgcttttctcggtatttggaagaattttccggggaaaaactcatagaaattggaagcttaacaatACTAAACcatgctgaaaaaaattgaaaatcgtagtataaaaacagcttaagttatttgcaaaacttataaatgttgtgttttcatctaattttcattgaactttcattatgatttttgaacagtttaaaaagcatttattgatattgtaagtgttgaggtatatagtttttgccataatcttcattattctgtaaatagatgagtccaaaaacatcaaaaaatgcattttcaattaaattttctgcaaaaagcgtggtcggggcaaaatgcaccgctgtgaagctcctttgtaaaaacagcggtgtcatcttgtggtgactagtgaaaactgattttacccagtgcattttgccccatgttgtggtgcattttgccccgttgttgtagtgcattttgccccaatgttgcggtgcatattgccccgcatggttgtttgaaatgaatcaaaaatgttttttgaaatttgatattttcgaacaattttgaggttttttaagacttttttcacatggatgacgaagaataatagttgttttagaacatcgaacaaaattcttccacagtaatgctgtaatggttaagaaatcacagttttaccttagggggtgcatattaccccctctccccctactttATGAGAACCAGGAGATTGAGTTGGAGTCGGCAAATTCTGATAAGCCAACGGGGTCGCCCAACTTTCAACAGTGGGAGTCCACTTATTAACTACAACTTCGTATGGGAATTGTTGTTTTAGTCGGTGTCCCGAAGTCTATAGAAGTAGGAGTTTGAGTTGAAATCGCAGAACTAGGGAAAAGTGATTGGCAACCCGGccgtttaagagcgagtccacgaacagggcatacccctttgtatgggacgtcgtttggacctcaccaatctgcctgaaattttcaggggttgtttgtacatatataactagcatctggccaaaatatgagcactctaggtcaacgggaagtggggcaaatcgggacacaaagtttgaaggttcaaaaacgtcaaaaatattaaaaaggctataacttaggcaaaattcaatttaatttcaaaactcaaaatgcatctgaaagggcttaaaaaatgcaataaaatgcagggagaaacatcccaattggttaaatctaaagggagttattggcattttagtgaaaaaatagcataattttcaaact from Culex quinquefasciatus strain JHB chromosome 3, VPISU_Cqui_1.0_pri_paternal, whole genome shotgun sequence includes:
- the LOC6050139 gene encoding mitochondrial import receptor subunit TOM40 homolog 2, translating into MPKKPSSSCREDSPPVDEPCLPSQHRTERLIFPKPLITVEGIARAPLNPGDFASLHQRTYELRPEWFEGFQLNASKTLAVHRIVRASWNLSHVTPTGFRVGAQLQRRCSDSVLKTPLVAFDVNPGTLSSNVSLLYRPVASVCCEINVQVPPRGGSGTEDQGPVIDKASLQHTGSSTTTTLRCYRPGRDSCRLTLDHLMSYNDRLAIGGELLYEWYRNTSNAQIALAARYNHERHSFAATGSREAFDLSYWRRVNGRLQIGSSLACSYREGKAIGTIYYRLEHPDCTVRGLFDSDWSIGFTYQRKLSQMPIVAGLSLLFCIPKNTFQSGFKIDLDSNLQ